TGACAAATGACAAGGTTCAATGATGATAATTGATGAATGAAGATCCACATTCGAGAGAGAATATTAGTTCATAGACTTATTGCGTGTATTTTAATCACCTTGGATTTATCTAGGGTTTTCCAAAGTCTTGGGGATTACATTAACACCATTAACACTTACGCCTAATCCCTTATGTACCAAGGCCTCAGAGGGGTGTGTTAAAGAAAAACCTTCATTACCATTAACACCTTTTTTCATTAACACTAACTGGAAATCAACGACCACCAAGGGTTAATGGTGTTAATGGTGTTAATGAGTGTTAATGAGCGACTGTTTTCATTAACACCCCACCAAACCCTTACTGTATAAGGCTTCTAGGCAATAGGTGTTAATGTGTTAATGAGTTTTACTAACTTTAAGGTTTTAAGGTTCTACAGATAACAGAAACCCCACACTCTTATTCGCCTTAGTAATGATTCTTCTCGACTGTAATTACTGGTTAGGTTTGTGTACTGCCTGAGTGAAAGAAAGAGATCCACATTCGAGAGGGATATTCTTCAAAGCTGATACGCGGCCACTATGTTTCGCCAAGCGGTGAAAGAGTGAAAGAGATTTACCAACTTTGAGGTTTTAAGGTTCTACAGATAACAAAAACCCCGCACTGAGGCAGGGTCTTAGTAATGATTCTTCTCGACTGTAATTACTGGTTAAACTCGTTCAGTGTCGGTAAGTGATACTTGGTTACGTTCCTGCTTTTCTTCTCGCTAACAATAAGCCCATCCTTGACCATAGACGCTAAAGCCTTGCCAATCTCTCTAGACTTACCTTTAGGGAAATCACAGTAAGCGCACACCTCACTAGCCTTCATCCATTCCATAGAGCGAGTGTTCATATCAACATCTAGGAATTTTTCTTCAAGCTCGAATCGCCAATTACTCTTGAACTTATGTTCCGTGTTTATCTTGTCGAATAGTGATAGCTCTTTGGTACTAAGCATCCAAGAACCGCCAGTATCGTAGTTGTGCTTAACCTCTAGCCAGAATTGTCTAAGCTTATTCTCATCGACTAGCTGAACTCTCCCATCTTTGTAAGTCCAACCTAGGATCTCGTTCACTGAATCCATATCAATGGCTTTGGCCAGTTCAATAACAGCGTATCGACTAGAGCCAGTATCATCACGCAAGAACTCTGATCCATTAACTGAGGCAATGAACACGGTTTGTCGTTTCTTCTTAACGTCAGACCTGCCATAAGGAGGACGAACGCTATCAACATTCTTGGTAATGAACGCCTTTAAGCTGCCTTGGCTATTCTTGGACGTTCTCTCTAGCTCACCAAGCTCAACAATCCACGACTTGATACAGCTTAGAATCGAGTCCTTGTTATCTGGGTTCAACTCAGCACCTTCGAGGAAAGAACATGGCACTACATCAGCGAATCGGCTAATAAACGCTGTCTTCATGTAGGATTGGTCGCCCTGTAGGATAGGCACTAGCTTACAAGTAAAGTTCTTCTCATAAAGCGCGGCTACACAGGCTACAAACCACTTGTTCATGCCAATACTAGCCAATGCCTTATCTTTAGCGTTTAGTGCGTCTATGACCTTTTCAACGCGCTCAACACCATCCCACTCACCATTGTCTAGCCATGCCTTCACAGGGTGATAGTTGGCATTTTCTGATAGTGCGTTCATGTGGTCTTCGATAGCTGATTTAGGTAGCCAACTCTTTAGCGCCTCGCTGATTAGCATTGATCGTTTAGCCTCATAGCTAAGATCCAATGGCTTGTTGTCCTTTAGCATTTCCAGTTCAAGGTTCATCGTATTATGAGCAGGCTTTAGTCCTAGACCTTCAACCAACGCCTTAACATTGTCATAAGTACCTAGTGGCTTGTTGTCGTCTCTTAGGTCTGGGTAGTCAATGAAAGTTCGACCCTTTCCATTGGGCTTATTCTCGTTGGTAACTGGCATTGGTGGTGGAGTGAAGCTACCCATTGGTGGTGGTGGCGTAAACTCAGGTTCATTGGCTACAGGGTTCTCTAAGTCCAGTACCGCTTGAGCGATATCACCGCCTTTCTGTCTGTAGTCGTCCCAATCAACGCTCTTTTGCCCTTCGGGAATGTCTATTGGTGGTAGATGAACGTGATCATTAGGTTGTACTGCGTTACTAGCTCCGTTCATACCTGCTTTGCTCAAGTCCTTATCGGCCATAAACACCATTGGCAGTTCTTCTACAGTCGAGATTTCCACATTCGAGAAGAATCCTCTCGCATGTAGCTCTCTTATCTTCCCTGCTACGTGTGACAAGTTACCTGAGTCAAAGCACACAACTACAGGTTCTTTACCGTCAAAAGCCCTATGTACGCTTAGTGCCGTTGCCAGTCCTTCGGCCATAAAGATTCGAGTTGGATTAGTGCCGTTTAGTAGGTGATAGCATCCCTGCTTCTTGCCACCCTTTAGGTAGCATTTCTGGCCACTCTCATTGATTAGCTGAACGTTTACTATCTCACTGCCGTCAGTCATTGGTAGGCATATAGAGCCGCTTGGGAAGTCTATTCCACCACTCTGTTGTGAAGCACTAAGGCAAGGAACACGAACACCGTTAAGACCTCGACTCTCTAGGTACTTATGATCGTCTCGACTCAGTAGGGTTCTGTTTATCTTCTTGGCTAGGATTACTGCCTTGGCGCGTTCTTTCTCGTCTACAGCAACGACCTGCGCGTAGTTGATAGGTTCTATTGGTTCTAAGCCCAACACTCCGACTACTTGGCTTGACGTTGCTACGGCATCACCATCGTTGATTTTGGTTATCAGGTCGAACGCATCACCGCCTCTTGGTGAGCAGTGTCTACAGCGATAGCGCCATTCGGACTTACCTTTTAGATACCAACTAAATCTATCTGTACCGCCACACATAGGGCAAGGTGAGCCAATGTTTTGATTCTTGTGTACGTGAACGCCTAGATTGCTTAGGACTCCAATCTCAACTCCTTTCATTTCTCGTCTTAACTGTTTAAAATCACAGCTACTCTTTTGTGATAACATTTGTATAATCACTCCTGTTGTCGAGGGCTACTCGGTGTATCAACTTTCGTAGCCCTCGGTGATAGATAACAGAGCCTATTAATCGACTAAACTAATATGTTCTGCTCAAAGGGCTTGGGTTAATACCTGAGCCCTTTTCTCTTTCAGTTCTTCGGCCAACTCCTGCTTTCGTATCTTGTCGTCAATGTAAGCCTCTCTTTGCTCCATAGTCATAAATACGTGTACTACTAGGAATGGTGGAACGATTCGGGTTTTAGGGCACATAGCTTTCTTGTGTTCGATACTATGCCAGATACCTTGTTTCTTAATGGTGCTGACTAGGCTATGTAGGTTGCCGATCCCAATTACTCGCGCTTGGCGTGTGTTCAGCGCTATACCTTCTAACATCAATCTAACCAAGTACTCTTGTTGTCTCTCGGTCTCTAGCGGTGCTGGGAAACCTAACTTTTCACACTCACTTCTTATTAACATTCAACACCTCCTAGGCTTGCTTGCTTGATTGAATCCACTCTTGTACGTCAGAGGCTTGGTAGCCAATAACCGTACCGTACTCAGGGTGAAGCACTGGCTTGGCGAACAGACCTGCTTTAGTCCAACGCCAAAGAGTATTGCGACCACGACCAATTAGCTCACAGACTTCGGTAGTAGATAGCAACTTGTTTTGTACGATAAATTCTTTGTTACTAATGCTCATTTTGTGTCTCCTTGTTTTGACCTGTGTATTCTGTCACCTTGATTTTTTGCTGTATAGGGACAAAAGTATCGAAAGTTTTTGGGGTTTTGTCCTAACTCTGAATGAACGAGGAACGAATCCTCTGAAAAGCCTTACGCTCACTGTCTTCGTCTATGTTGGTATCGAAGAACAATCGCATAATCTTGGCTAGTGATGAGTCGGATAAGTGGTTGTAGTTCTCGAATAGGCTTTCTCTTTGGTATCGCTTAACACCACCAGTGCGCCTCTTGCTTGCCAGTCTCTCTATCTCACTAACACTGAACTCATCAGCAGTTCTTAGGAATAGGTCTAAACTGCCGTAAATTGGCAATACGACATCTGCGTTACTGCTTTCCTCTGTTGGTATTCGTGCGTCAGCGATACAACCTAGACCGCCTTTTAGTTCGCGTGCGTTCATTAGCTCAAGCATTTGGCCGCTTAACTCTCTGAACTTCTCTAACTGGCTTAGGTATCTTGTTACATGATCGTGAGGAACGCTGTTAATCACGAGCCACTCAATCAGTTCGGCAAGCTTCTCGGCTTCGCAGTCACTTACCCCAATGTTTTCCACAAGCCGTCTCTTTGTTTCGTTTCTCATCTTAGGTTCACCACATTGTTAATTTGTTCGTCTTCGTCAGTAAGTAGTCTGTTCGTCCATATATCTAGCGCTACGCGTTTCTTCTCTAGGTGCTGAGACTTGTTATAGACGCTCATAACACCACCAAGCGCGTGACCTAGTAGCTGTTCGACAACGTAAGGTTCTATTTCCATATCATTGAGCATGGTTGCGAACGTTCTGCGTAGGTCATGTAGAGTCCACTTCTCTTGATTCAGCTTCTTGTGAAGACTAGAGCCGTACACTGCTACTGATTCTGGTGTCTTTAGTTCGCCTAGCAGGTATTCGCTATCGGTGCTTCCCTTCAATGAGGTGATCAGACTTACAAGGCTGATTGGTATTGGTCGTTTGATAGCAACGCCAGTCTTGCTGTTTGTCTTTGGCACAGTCCAAACCATGCTTTCCAAGTCCCATTCACTCACGTTGCTAAGTCTTAGTTCTTGGGTTCTAGCTCCAAAGCTGATTAGAAGTACTGTTAGGTTTCTGTAGTAGTAGTTTGAGCGTATATCCCCGCACCACTTCCAAAGGTCTTTTAGTTCATTCCACTCAAGAACCCTGTCGCCTTTCCCTTGGTGCTTGCCTATATCAGCAATGGTTAGGTTAATTAGCGCGTTTGACTCTGCGAACTGTCTGTTTGAACAATAACGGAGTGCCTGTTTACAGTTTTGGAGGATATATCCTGACGCTGTTGGAGCGGGTTTATAGAAAGTGCCTTTTGAAATGTCATCGAATACACGAACCCAATGCCTAGTTTCAACTCTCTCGACTGGTATAGCGCCAAGATGCGGATAGATATGCTTGGCGAACTGAGAGCGGTGCTTCTCATGGTTGGCTCGATTCTTTGCCGCGTAGTTATCTAGCCAGTACTCAAGTGCGTCTTTGACCGTTACAGCGTCCAGTACTCGGCTAACTGCCAACTTCCTTTCAACCATAGGATCATATCCGTCTAGTAGAGTGCGTTTGTGGTTATAGACTCTATCCCTTGCTTCTCCAAGAGAGATAACTGGGTATTGGCCTAGCACTAACTCTTTCTGCCTGTTGTTGTAGCGATACCGAAAGATGAACGATAGAACGCCACTCTCGCGCTGTAGAACCATGAGTCCGTTGCCGTCTTGGTGCTTAACCTTCTTGGGTACTGGCTTGCCGTGTAGGGATTTCAGCTTTGCCGTTGTTAATTTCATGATTTCCTCTCAAAACCCCACTTTAAGCGAGCCTTTTTGTTGGTGCTGAGAAGATTACAATAAAACATGGTGAGACTCAATAAGGGCATGAAGTCACATGTGACAACAGTTTAGTTGAGATACGGGGTATAGCATTGAGAGTGTGGGGTTTGAGATCTTGGAATCTATGGTATGAACTAAGAATTTCTTGGTCCATACAAAAAAGGTCTGATGCATTGCATCAGACCTTTTTTGCTTTTAAGTGCTAGTACTACTTAGCAAGCAACCGAGCTAGGAAGAGCAAGATACATGCCCCAACGGTAGAGGTAATAATAGAACCTACTAAGCCAGTAGCTGCAAGCCCTAAAGAGCTAAATACAAAACCACCGATTACAGCACCAATAATGCCGACCACCATGTTCATCACTAGGCCAAAGCTGCCGCCTTTCATCAAGTTGCCTGCTAACCAACCCGCAACTGCGCCGATCGCTAAAAATATAATAATGTTCATAAACCAATTCTCCTTGGGGGTATGCTTTAAAACTAGCACATCCTATAGGTAAATTAGCTCAAAGCACTCACTAGCAAAATAACTAATTGTTTTTGATAGCTTTCCAATAGTACATATCAACAGCTAGCATCACAGTCAGCCATAGTTTCATTTAATCCTGATTGAGCCAACGATTGATCGATGTTCTATCCACTGATAATTGCTTAGCAACCTGTGATTTATTGTAATTTTCTTCTACGAGTACCCTTTGCAGTACCTGATTGCGAATGTCTTTAAAGGACCCTTGCACCAACTTGCATTTATTACAATTATCAGAGCTATTAGCGAATGAACTTTTTTAACTACAACTTCCGCATTTAGGGCTGGCACTCCACTTGCTAATAGCAACCCGCACATAGTAATTAACCATCAAAGCGGCCAACACGATCGCTGATGATATACTCAACCAATGTGGCACAACCTCATGCTCGGCGGCGCTAAGTGGTTGTACGACGAAACCATGTACTGAAACTAAGTAGTCCGTCATAAATCCAAATACCAATGCAGTGCCTATCACCCCAGTAAGATAAGCAATCAAAGAACGCTTCCCAAGCTCTTTCCAAACAACCCCTAGCGTCGCAACATTAGTTGCCGGGCCTGCAAGCATAAACACCAACACCGCACCAGGGCTGATACCTGACATCAATAGCCCTGCGGCGATTGGTGTAGAAGCTGTGGCGCAGATATACATAGGCACACTAACTACTACCATCAGTAGCATACTCCAGATGCTACCGCCCCATTGAGCAAGAAAATCAGCTTCCACATAGGTTTGCACGAGAGCGGCAAAGAACAGGCCTATTATTAACCAAGTGCTAATATCTTTAACTAAATCAGTCGCTGCAAAACCAATACCTGCCTTGAGTTTTTGTACTGCTCCCTTCTTGGTAGGTGCTAACTTTGAAGAGCAGCATGTCGCTTTCTGAGTAGAGCAACATGAACTTGTATTGGACTCAACCGGTTGCGGCTTTATAGTTGTTAGTACCACGCTAGACGGTTGGGGGGTAGTCAGCGGCCTTAGCCCCGCTATATCTAATTTAGGCTCGGCTCTATTTGCATCCTTACCAACCAATAACCCCGCAACAATAGCACTGCAGATAGCGGCTATCGGGCGCATAACAGCCATAAACGGCCCTAATAATGCATAAGATACTGAGACTGAATCCAATCCAGTCTCTGGCGTGGCGACCAAGAATGATGTAGTTGCACTCTTTGATGCGCCACTGCGACGAAGCCCGAGCGCCGCAGGAATTACACCACAAGAACACAGCGGTAAAGGCGCCCCAATAAAGGCAGCTTTAATGGTTGTCTTAGCTCCTTTTCCACCAAGATGCTTACTTAGCAACTCAGTCGGAACCCATTCTTTCAATAAACCAGCAACTACTAGACCAAGTAGCATCCAGAATCCTGATTCAATAAATAGCTCGATAAAATGCTGGACTAAATTCATGATTGGACTTCCTTGCTGTCACCATCGGCACTATCAAGTGCTTCTAGAATCGAACAATGGGTTGCAGGTTCGTTACCTCCACAGCATGACGCACTCAAAGTTGTCAGCGATTGTTGAAACACCTGAAGCTCTCTTATCTTCTCTTTTACCTGAGCTAATTTTGCATCAACAATATCTCGCGCTTCATGGCAAGAATAACGATCTCTGTCGATACGAATAGACAGTAAATCCCCTATTTCAGTGAGAGAGAAACCCACCTTTTTAGCTCGCAAGATAAACCTCAAACGCTCAGCATCCTGCTCTGTATAAATACGGTAGCCACCCTCACTGCGACTACTTGGCGCTAACAATCCGTGCTTTTCGTAAAAACGTAAAGTATCGGCTTTTATAGCAAACCTTTTGGCTAGCTCTCCAATCTTATACATACCATCACCAGATTATCGTTCATTCTTAAAGTATAAACCTTAGACATAACTCCAAGGTCAATACTGGGAAATGACTTTTGTTTTAATTCATCAATTTTTCAAGCTATAGAAAAGGGAATTTAACAAAAAATGCAAAAGCCAAACGATTGCGCGAGCTTTTTAGCTCATTCTTCGTTAGAATACGCGCCATTCTAGAACCGTGTTTTTTTGCTCGTAAAGGATAGTTATCAAAGTTAAGCATCAGCAATTTAGCTTTGATAAACATCTTTTCATCCAACTTAATTCCCTAACCTGGATTCAATTTCAGGCATTGGGGGAAATTCTGAATCATTGAGGAATATGGAAGCATGAGTAACGCTCGCCCAATTCGCCGCGCACTTATCAGCGTATCTGATAAAACCGGCATCGTAGAATTTGCTAAATCACTAACTGAACGTAACGTTGAGATCCTTTCAACAGGTGGTACCGCACGCCTACTTGCAGAACAAGGCCTGTCAGTTACCGAGGTATCTGATTACACTGGCTTCCCAGAGATGATGGATGGGCGCGTAAAGACCCTGCACCCTAAAGTACACGGTGGTGTATTAGGCCGTCGCGGACAAGACGATGACGTAATGGAAAAGCACGGCATCAACCCTATCGATATGGTTGTTGTTAACCTATACCCATTCGCTGAAACCGTAGCAAAAGAAGGTTGTACCCTTGCTGATGCTGTTGAGAACATCGATATCGGTGGGCCAACAATGGTTCGTTCTGCAGCGAAAAACCACAAAGACGTGACTATCGTTGTAAACGCTCACGATTACGAGCGCGTAATTGCTGAAATGGATGCAAACGACGCTTCTCTAACTCTTGAGACTCGTTTTGACCTTGCGATTGCAGCGTTTGAACACACGGCTTCTTACGATGGCATGATTGCTAACTACTTTGGTACTATGGTTCCTTCTTACGGTGAGAACAAAGAAGGCGACCAAGAGTCTAAATTCCCTCGCACGTTCAACCAACAGTTCGAGAAGAAACAAGACATGCGCTACGGTGAAAACAGCCACCAAGCAGCGGCATTCTATGTTGAAGCAAACCCAGAAGAAGCGTCTGTATCAACAGCTCGCCAAATCCAAGGTAAAGCACTGTCTTACAACAACATCGCTGACACTGACGCCGCTCTTGAGTGTGTGAAAGAATTTAACGAGCCAGCATGCGTTATCGTTAAGCACGCTAACCCATGTGGTGTAGCACTAGGCGAAAATATCCTAGAAGCTTACGACCGCGCGTTCAAAACCGATCCAACATCTGCATTTGGTGGCATCATCGCGTTTAACCGCGAACTAGACGCTGCAACTGCAACCGCTATCACTGAGCGCCAATTCGTTGAGGTTATCATCGCACCGTCAGTTTCTGCTGAAGCAGTAGCAATCGTTGCGGCTAAGAAGAACCTTCGCCTTCTAGAGTGTGGCGAGTGGACAAGCAAGACGACTGGCTTTGACGTTAAGCGTGTAAACGGTGGCCTGCTAGTTCAAGACCGCGACCAAGGCATGGTTTCTCAAGATGACCTGAAAGTAGTGTCTAAGCGCCAACCAACAGAAGAAGAGCTAAAAGATGCGCTATTCTGCTGGAAAGTAGCAAAATACGTGAAGTCGAATGCGATTGTTTATTCGAAAGGTGACATGACTATCGGTGTAGGCGCAGGCCAAATGAGCCGTGTTTACTCTGCGAAAATCGCTGGCATTAAAGCGGCTGACGAAGGTCTACAAGTTGAAGGTTGCGTAATGGCATCGGATGCTTTCTTCCCATTCCGCGATGGTATCGACGCTGCTGCTGACGCTGGCATCAAGTGTGTGATTCAGCCAGGCGGTTCAATGCGCGATCAAGAAGTTATTGATGCTGCTGACGAACATGGCATGGCGATGATCTTTACTGGTATGCGTCACTTCCGCCACTAATTTACTCTTCATATTTGGCACTGCGGCGTCGTTAACGGCTTTCGCCCACCCCAGTCACATAGCGAGCTATGCTCCTGGGGTGAGCTCAATTGTTGCCTAGCCACAGCACCAACTATTTTGAGTAAACGATATTTTGAGATTAAGGATTTTTAAATATGCGAGTTTTAATTATCGGTGCGGGCGGTCGTGAGCACGCTCTAGGCTGGAAAGCAGCACAAAACCCAAACGTTGCGACTGTATTCATCGCTCCTGGTAACGCTGGTACAGCACTTGAGCCTAAGCTAGAAAACGTCGCCATCGGCGTTGAAGACATCGCAGGTCTTGTTGCTTTTGCTAAAGAAAACAGCATCGAGCTAACCATTGTTGGCCCTGAAGCACCGCTTGTTATCGGTGTTGTTGATGCCTTCCGTGAAGCGGGACTGCCTATCTTTGGCCCAACTCAAGCTGCAGCTCAACTTGAAGGCTCTAAAGCATTTACTAAAGACTTCTTAGCTCGCCACGACATCCCAACAGGGTATTACGCAAACTTCACTGAAATTGAGCCAGCAATCGCTTACGTTCGTGAACAAGGCGCACCTATCGTGGTTAAGGCAGACGGCCTTGCGGCAGGTAAAGGCGTTATTGTTGCGATGACTCTAGAAGAAGCAGAAGACGCAATCAAAGACATGCTGGCTGGCAACGCATTTGGTGAAGCCGGTAGCCGCGTCGTTATCGAAGAATTCCTAGAAGGCGAAGAAGCAAGCTTCATCGTTATGGTTGATGGCGCTAGCGTATTGCCTATGGCAACCAGCCAAGACCATAAGCGTGTTGGCGATAAAGATACTGGTCCTAACACTGGTGGTATGGGTGCTTATTCTCCTGCGCCAGTAGTAACGCCAGAGATCCACAACCGTATCCTAGAAGAAGTTATCTACCCTACTGTACGCGGTATGGACGCTGAAGGCGCACCATACACAGGCTTCCTATACGCTGGTCTAATGATCGATGCTGACGGTACACCTAAGGTTATTGAGTACAACTGCCGCTTCGGTGACCCAGAAACTCAGCCTATCATGATGCGCATGGAGTCTGACCTTGTTGAGCTTTGCCTAATGGCAATCGATGAGAAGCTAGACCAAGCAGAATCTAAGTGGGATCCACGCGCTTCAATTGGTGTTGTATTAGCAGCCGGTGGTTACCCTGCTGACTACGCTAAAGGCGATGTGATTTCTCTGCCATCAGCTGATACTGAAGACCAGAAGATCTTCCACGCAGGTACCGCTAACAATGAAGCAGGCGACGTTGTTACAAACGGCGGCCGTGTTCTTTGTGCTACGGCACTGGGTAACACAGTTTCAGAAGCGCAGCAGCAAGCTTATGCACTAGCAAAACAGGTAAGCTGGGACGGCATGTTCCACCGCAATGATATTGGCTATCGTGCGATTGCTCGCGAGCAGCAAAAGTAATAACAGCTACATAGTAAAAAGCCACTCCAAACGGAGTGGCTTTTTTTATCCTTTAACTTTTTATCCGTTAAACATTGGTCGCTCAATGCAGGCATAGCCGCCGTGCTTCAATAGCAACATTTGATCTACGACTATCTTTTTCCCACCAAGCTCACCAATAAATGCCGCAAAGTTCTCTTCTTCTTTTATACGGTCAACCAACAATTTAGGCAGGGGTTGTTTAAATTGTATGTTGCGATACTCATCGCCATTGCAAGTGGTGAAAACGCCATCTTTCCAATGCCCTTGAATAAGGCTTAGTCCTTCATTTCTTTGAGAGCGGCTTTTTGAAACTACTTCACCGGCTTGAGATCGAA
Above is a genomic segment from Vibrio gallicus containing:
- a CDS encoding VapE domain-containing protein — encoded protein: MKGVEIGVLSNLGVHVHKNQNIGSPCPMCGGTDRFSWYLKGKSEWRYRCRHCSPRGGDAFDLITKINDGDAVATSSQVVGVLGLEPIEPINYAQVVAVDEKERAKAVILAKKINRTLLSRDDHKYLESRGLNGVRVPCLSASQQSGGIDFPSGSICLPMTDGSEIVNVQLINESGQKCYLKGGKKQGCYHLLNGTNPTRIFMAEGLATALSVHRAFDGKEPVVVCFDSGNLSHVAGKIRELHARGFFSNVEISTVEELPMVFMADKDLSKAGMNGASNAVQPNDHVHLPPIDIPEGQKSVDWDDYRQKGGDIAQAVLDLENPVANEPEFTPPPPMGSFTPPPMPVTNENKPNGKGRTFIDYPDLRDDNKPLGTYDNVKALVEGLGLKPAHNTMNLELEMLKDNKPLDLSYEAKRSMLISEALKSWLPKSAIEDHMNALSENANYHPVKAWLDNGEWDGVERVEKVIDALNAKDKALASIGMNKWFVACVAALYEKNFTCKLVPILQGDQSYMKTAFISRFADVVPCSFLEGAELNPDNKDSILSCIKSWIVELGELERTSKNSQGSLKAFITKNVDSVRPPYGRSDVKKKRQTVFIASVNGSEFLRDDTGSSRYAVIELAKAIDMDSVNEILGWTYKDGRVQLVDENKLRQFWLEVKHNYDTGGSWMLSTKELSLFDKINTEHKFKSNWRFELEEKFLDVDMNTRSMEWMKASEVCAYCDFPKGKSREIGKALASMVKDGLIVSEKKSRNVTKYHLPTLNEFNQ
- a CDS encoding helix-turn-helix transcriptional regulator, translated to MSISNKEFIVQNKLLSTTEVCELIGRGRNTLWRWTKAGLFAKPVLHPEYGTVIGYQASDVQEWIQSSKQA
- a CDS encoding tyrosine-type recombinase/integrase; the encoded protein is MKLTTAKLKSLHGKPVPKKVKHQDGNGLMVLQRESGVLSFIFRYRYNNRQKELVLGQYPVISLGEARDRVYNHKRTLLDGYDPMVERKLAVSRVLDAVTVKDALEYWLDNYAAKNRANHEKHRSQFAKHIYPHLGAIPVERVETRHWVRVFDDISKGTFYKPAPTASGYILQNCKQALRYCSNRQFAESNALINLTIADIGKHQGKGDRVLEWNELKDLWKWCGDIRSNYYYRNLTVLLISFGARTQELRLSNVSEWDLESMVWTVPKTNSKTGVAIKRPIPISLVSLITSLKGSTDSEYLLGELKTPESVAVYGSSLHKKLNQEKWTLHDLRRTFATMLNDMEIEPYVVEQLLGHALGGVMSVYNKSQHLEKKRVALDIWTNRLLTDEDEQINNVVNLR
- a CDS encoding GlsB/YeaQ/YmgE family stress response membrane protein, with translation MNIIIFLAIGAVAGWLAGNLMKGGSFGLVMNMVVGIIGAVIGGFVFSSLGLAATGLVGSIITSTVGACILLFLARLLAK
- a CDS encoding SO_0444 family Cu/Zn efflux transporter, encoding MNLVQHFIELFIESGFWMLLGLVVAGLLKEWVPTELLSKHLGGKGAKTTIKAAFIGAPLPLCSCGVIPAALGLRRSGASKSATTSFLVATPETGLDSVSVSYALLGPFMAVMRPIAAICSAIVAGLLVGKDANRAEPKLDIAGLRPLTTPQPSSVVLTTIKPQPVESNTSSCCSTQKATCCSSKLAPTKKGAVQKLKAGIGFAATDLVKDISTWLIIGLFFAALVQTYVEADFLAQWGGSIWSMLLMVVVSVPMYICATASTPIAAGLLMSGISPGAVLVFMLAGPATNVATLGVVWKELGKRSLIAYLTGVIGTALVFGFMTDYLVSVHGFVVQPLSAAEHEVVPHWLSISSAIVLAALMVNYYVRVAISKWSASPKCGSCS
- the zntR gene encoding Zn(2+)-responsive transcriptional regulator; the encoded protein is MYKIGELAKRFAIKADTLRFYEKHGLLAPSSRSEGGYRIYTEQDAERLRFILRAKKVGFSLTEIGDLLSIRIDRDRYSCHEARDIVDAKLAQVKEKIRELQVFQQSLTTLSASCCGGNEPATHCSILEALDSADGDSKEVQS
- the purH gene encoding bifunctional phosphoribosylaminoimidazolecarboxamide formyltransferase/IMP cyclohydrolase, with translation MSNARPIRRALISVSDKTGIVEFAKSLTERNVEILSTGGTARLLAEQGLSVTEVSDYTGFPEMMDGRVKTLHPKVHGGVLGRRGQDDDVMEKHGINPIDMVVVNLYPFAETVAKEGCTLADAVENIDIGGPTMVRSAAKNHKDVTIVVNAHDYERVIAEMDANDASLTLETRFDLAIAAFEHTASYDGMIANYFGTMVPSYGENKEGDQESKFPRTFNQQFEKKQDMRYGENSHQAAAFYVEANPEEASVSTARQIQGKALSYNNIADTDAALECVKEFNEPACVIVKHANPCGVALGENILEAYDRAFKTDPTSAFGGIIAFNRELDAATATAITERQFVEVIIAPSVSAEAVAIVAAKKNLRLLECGEWTSKTTGFDVKRVNGGLLVQDRDQGMVSQDDLKVVSKRQPTEEELKDALFCWKVAKYVKSNAIVYSKGDMTIGVGAGQMSRVYSAKIAGIKAADEGLQVEGCVMASDAFFPFRDGIDAAADAGIKCVIQPGGSMRDQEVIDAADEHGMAMIFTGMRHFRH
- the purD gene encoding phosphoribosylamine--glycine ligase, encoding MRVLIIGAGGREHALGWKAAQNPNVATVFIAPGNAGTALEPKLENVAIGVEDIAGLVAFAKENSIELTIVGPEAPLVIGVVDAFREAGLPIFGPTQAAAQLEGSKAFTKDFLARHDIPTGYYANFTEIEPAIAYVREQGAPIVVKADGLAAGKGVIVAMTLEEAEDAIKDMLAGNAFGEAGSRVVIEEFLEGEEASFIVMVDGASVLPMATSQDHKRVGDKDTGPNTGGMGAYSPAPVVTPEIHNRILEEVIYPTVRGMDAEGAPYTGFLYAGLMIDADGTPKVIEYNCRFGDPETQPIMMRMESDLVELCLMAIDEKLDQAESKWDPRASIGVVLAAGGYPADYAKGDVISLPSADTEDQKIFHAGTANNEAGDVVTNGGRVLCATALGNTVSEAQQQAYALAKQVSWDGMFHRNDIGYRAIAREQQK